A DNA window from Brassica napus cultivar Da-Ae unplaced genomic scaffold, Da-Ae ScsIHWf_164;HRSCAF=296, whole genome shotgun sequence contains the following coding sequences:
- the LOC125598171 gene encoding protein CASPARIAN STRIP INTEGRITY FACTOR 2-like, giving the protein MGLLPLVKKLGFVFLLVSAFALSFAGRPSILIYIQDDTHQELVERRIHEHERILRMNSRDYGHFSPKHKLHRPPSKLIPN; this is encoded by the exons ATGGGTTTATTGCCACTGGTGAAGAAACTAGGTTTCGTCTTTCTTCTTGTTTCAGCGTTTGCtctctcttttgcag gaCGACCATCCATTCTAATTTATATCCAAGACGATACACATCAAGAG TTGGTGGAAAGAAGGATACATGAACATGAGAGGATTCTAAGGATGAATTCCAGAGACTATGGTCACTTCAGCCCTAAACATAAGCTCCACAGGCCTCCTTCCAAGCTTATTCCCAACTGA